Below is a window of Equus quagga isolate Etosha38 chromosome 1, UCLA_HA_Equagga_1.0, whole genome shotgun sequence DNA.
CGCTGGCCTCTGCTgtccagccctgccccctggCTCTGGCTGCCCTGCTCTTCCTTAAGGACTGCCTGCTCCTCATGGTCCGTCTCCCGGTGGTAGAAGTAGTTGAAGTTGGAGACAATAACTGGCACAGGCAGGGCGATGGTGAGGACACCAGCGATGGCACACAGCGAGCCGACGATCTTGCCCCCCACAGTGACAGGCCTCATGTCCCCATAGCCCACGGTAGTCATGGTGACTACTGCCCACCAGAAGGCATCCGGGATGCTGGAAAAGTGGGTCTCCTGGTTGTCAGCCTCTGCAAAGTAGACGGCACTGGAGAAGAGGATGACGCcgatgaagaggaagaagatgagcaGGCCCAGCTCCCGCATGGAAGCCTGCAAGGTCTTGCCCAGGATCTGCAGCCCCTTGGAGTGGCGGGAGAGCTTAAAGATGCGGAACACCCGGACCAGGCGGATCACTCTGAGGATGGCCAGGGACATGGCCTGCTGCCCATTCTGGCCACCCCCTCCTCCGCCCCCTGGCTGTTGCTCTGCCAGCTCGGTGCCCAAGGTGATGAAGTAGGGGAAGATGGCCACCACATCGATGATATTCATGATGTTCCGAGAGAACTCTGCCTTGCTGGGGCAGGCGAAGAAGCGTACAAGCAGCTCGAAGGTGAACCAGACGACACACGTGGTCTCCACAATGAAGAAGGGGTCAGCCAAGGTCCTGGGCAGGAGAGGCGCCACCGTTGGGCCAGAGGGAGGCGCCATGGCCCCGCTGCCATTGGCCCCCCGGGCGGCCCCAGGAGGCTGGTGGGGCACCGGGGGATGGCGGAGCAACTCGCGTTCATCCCTGAACTCAGGCAAGGTCTCCAAGCAGAAGGTGATGATAGAGATGAGAATGACCAAGACCGAGACAATGGCAATGGCCCGCGCGGACCCCGAGCTTTCCGGGTATTCGAAGATAAGCCACACCTGGCGCTGGAATTCGTTGCGGGGCAGGGGCTTCTCCTCTTCTTTGATGAAGCCCTCGTCCTCCCGGAAGCGCTCCATGGCCTCGTCCCC
It encodes the following:
- the KCNA5 gene encoding potassium voltage-gated channel subfamily A member 5, whose amino-acid sequence is MEIALVPLENGSAMTVRGGGEARGGELQRPSTAGLSDGPKEPAPRGRGTQRSADPGGRPLPPLPQEPPQPRQPPEDEEGEGDPTLGMAEDHAPGAGSLHHQRVLINISGLRFETQLGTLAQFPNTLLGDPAKRLRYFDPLRNEYFFDRNRPSFDGILYYYQSGGRLRRPVNVSLDVFADEIRFYQLGDEAMERFREDEGFIKEEEKPLPRNEFQRQVWLIFEYPESSGSARAIAIVSVLVILISIITFCLETLPEFRDERELLRHPPVPHQPPGAARGANGSGAMAPPSGPTVAPLLPRTLADPFFIVETTCVVWFTFELLVRFFACPSKAEFSRNIMNIIDVVAIFPYFITLGTELAEQQPGGGGGGGQNGQQAMSLAILRVIRLVRVFRIFKLSRHSKGLQILGKTLQASMRELGLLIFFLFIGVILFSSAVYFAEADNQETHFSSIPDAFWWAVVTMTTVGYGDMRPVTVGGKIVGSLCAIAGVLTIALPVPVIVSNFNYFYHRETDHEEQAVLKEEQGSQSQGAGLDSRGQRKASWSKGSLCKARGSLENADGARRGSCPLEKCNLKAKSNVDLRRSLYALCLDSSRETDL